Genomic window (Bosea vaviloviae):
AAGCGGCGGTCTATGCCGGCCTGGAGGTGCCAGGCGAGCAGGTCGCCGTCGAACATGTTCCAGGCGGCGCGCTCGCGCACCACCGTGCCGACCCTTGCCTTGGTGGTGAGCAGGCCCTTGGCGACGAGCGTCTTGACGCTTTCGCGCAGCACCGGGCGCGAGACGCCGAAGCGCAGCATCAGCTCGGCATCGCCGGCGAGCTTGGAGCCTTCCTTGGCGCGGCCGGCGATGATGTCGATCGCGATCATCCGCGCCACCTCGGCGTGATTGGAGTGCTCCCGCCGTTCGGGAACCGCGACGATTCCGGGTTTCATGGCGTGGTCCCTTTTGCAGCGGCGCCCCGCACGGAGCGGCGGGCCAGCGCCAGCGTCGCCTGCTGGAAAGCGATGAAGGCAAACAGCAGGACCCCGGTGACGATCTTGGTCCACCAGCTCGACAAGGTGCCGTCGAAATTGATGTAGGTCTGGATCAGGCCCTGCATCAGAACGCCCAGGAACGTTCCCGCCATGAAGCCGTACCCGCCCGTCAGCAGCGTGCCGCCGATCACCACGGCAGCGATCGTGTCGAGCTCGACACCGACCGCCGAAAGCGAATAGCCCGACGAGGTGTAGAGCGAGAACACGATGCCCGACAGCCCCGCCAGGAAGCTCGACAGGGCATAGATCGCGACCGTGTGCCGCCCCACCGAGATCCCCATCAGCCCGGTCGAGACCCGATTTCCGCCGAGCGCATAGACGTTCGTGCCGAAACGCGTGAGATGGAGCAGGACGCCGCCGGCCAGGAAGACCGCGAGCATGATCAGCCCGACCACGCTCAGCCGGCCGCCGCCGGGCAGGCGCAGCGCGAAATCGGAAATCGCGCCATAGAGCGGCGCGGTGACCGGGATCGACTCGGTCGAGAGCAGGAAGCTCGCGCCGCGCGCCAGGAACATGCCCGCCAGCGTCACGATGAACGGCGGCATCTCGAAGCCCTGGATGAGCGCACCCATCGTGGCGCCAAACAGCGTCGCGACCAGCAGCACGAGCATGAAGGCCAGCAGCGGGGGAATGTTCCATGTCCCGATCGCCAGGGCGAGGAAGACCGTCGTGAACCCCACGACCGAACCGACCGACAGGTCGATGCCGCCCGAGATGATCACGAAGGTCATGCCGACCGCCAGGATGCCGAGGAAGGCGTTGTCGGTCAAAAGATCCGCGATCACGCGCGTCGACAGGAAGGCGGGGAACTGGAGCGCGCAGATGGCATAGCCGAGCGCGAAGACGGCGGCGGTGACGATGACCGGGAGATAGCGCGTCATGCCGATCTCCGGGCCAGCAGCACGCCGATGGCGGACAGGCGCGGCGATTGCGCCAGCAGCACCACCAGGACGACGACCGCCTTCACCACGAGGTTGAATTCGGGCTTGAAGCCGGCCAGCAGGATGCCGGTGTTCATCGCCTGGATGATCAGCGCGCCCAGCACCGCCAGAGCGAGGCTGAAGCGGCCGCCCAAGAGCGAGCTGCCGGCGATCACGACCGCCAGGATGGCGTCGAGCTCGAGCCAGAGCCCGGCATTGTTGGCGTCCGCGCCCAGGATGTCGGCGGCGGAGACGATCCCGGCCAGGGAGGCGCAGAAACCGCTCCAGACATAGACCGCAATGGTGGTCATGCGCGTCTCGATGCCGGCGAGCGCGCTGGCTCGGGCATTGGCGCCGGTCGCCTCGATCAGGAGCCCGAGCGCGCTGCCGCGGACGACGAGCGCCGCCACCGCCAGCACCGATGCGGTCAGCACCACCGGGACCGGCAGTCCCAGGATCGAACCGCCGCCGAACCAGGCGAGGCCGGGCGAGGTGAAGGTGACGATCCTGCCCTCGGTGATCAGCTGCGCGACGCCTCGGCCGGCGACCATCAGGATCAGCGTCGCGACGATCGGCTGGATGCCGAGCACGGCGACGAGGATGCCGTTCCAGAGCCCGCACAGCAGCCCCGCGCCCAGCGCCGCCAGCAGGACGACGGGCAGCGGCTGCGTGTCGGCCAGCGTCGCCGCGAGAGCGCCTGAAATCGCCATCACCGCGCCGACCGAGAGATCGATCCCCCTGGTCGCCACGACCAGCACCATGCCCAGGGAGAGGAGCGCCACGGGCGCCCCGCGGTTGAACACATCGATGAGGCTGCCGAACAGGCGACCATCCTGCAGCCTGAGGTCGAAGAACTGCGGCGAAACGGCGAAATTGATCAGCAGCACCAAGATGAAAGCTGCGATTTGCGGCAGGCCCTTGCGGGGCAGGGTGAAGCTCATCGGATCCGCTTCCTCACGCCGCCAGCGGGGGCGCGTCGGCCGCGATCGCCTGCAGGATCGCGGTGACGTTCACCGCCTCGCCCTCCAGCGCGGCGATCTGCCTGCGGTCGCGCATCACGACGACCCGATCGGCATAGCTCACGATCTCCTCCAGCTCGGACGAGATCACGACGAGGGCGAGGCCCTCAGTGCAGAGCTGCCGGATCAGGCGGATGATCTCGGCATGGGCGCCGACATCGATGCCGCGCGTCGGTTCGTCGAGAATGAGCAGGCGCGGCTGCGTCGCCAGCCAGCGCGCCAGCAGGGCCTTTTGCTGGTTGCCGCCCGAAAGCAGCCCGATCGGCCGCTCGGGGTCGGGCGGGCGGATGTCGAGCATGGTGATGAAGCGCCGCGCGATCTCGTCCTGCTCCCGCCGCGAGAGCGGATGCAGCGCGCCGCGCCGCGCCTGGACGGCCAGGACGATGTTCTCGCGCACCGTGAGTTCGGCGACGATGCCTTCGGTCTTGCGCTCCTCCGGACAATAGCCGAAGCCCTGCGCGATCGCGTCGCGCGGCGACGCCAGGCGCACGCTGCGGCCGTCGATGGTGAGGCGGCCGCTATCGGCGGCTTCCACCCCGAACAGCAGGCGTGCCGTCTCCGTGCGCCCCGAGCCGAGCAAGCCGGCAAGCCCGACCACCTCGCCACTTGCCAGGACGAGGTCGAAAGGCGCGACATAGCCGGCCTTGCCGAAACCCTCGAACCGGATCGCGCCGCCCGCTGCGGGCGCAGCCTCGGCGGCGTCCTTGGCCGGATGCTCCGCGGTGGCTTCGCTGAGCTCGCGGCCCAGCATCATCCTGATCAGCTCCATGCGCGGCAGCGCTGCTGTCTCGCGCTCGCCGACGAGCTTGCCGTTCCGCAGCACCGTGATGCGGTCGCTGATCGCATAGACCTGGTCGAGGAAATGGGTGACGAAGAGGATGCCGAGGCCCCGGCCGGCGAGACCGCGCATGACGCGGAACAGGATCTCGACCTCATGAGCGTCGAGGCTGGCTGTCGGCTCGTCGAGGATCAGGATCCGTGCCGACATGTCGACGGCGCGCGCGATCGCCACCAGATGCTGCACGGCGACCGAATACTCGCCCAGTGGCGCGGCGACATCGATATC
Coding sequences:
- the yjfF gene encoding galactofuranose ABC transporter, permease protein YjfF, whose amino-acid sequence is MTRYLPVIVTAAVFALGYAICALQFPAFLSTRVIADLLTDNAFLGILAVGMTFVIISGGIDLSVGSVVGFTTVFLALAIGTWNIPPLLAFMLVLLVATLFGATMGALIQGFEMPPFIVTLAGMFLARGASFLLSTESIPVTAPLYGAISDFALRLPGGGRLSVVGLIMLAVFLAGGVLLHLTRFGTNVYALGGNRVSTGLMGISVGRHTVAIYALSSFLAGLSGIVFSLYTSSGYSLSAVGVELDTIAAVVIGGTLLTGGYGFMAGTFLGVLMQGLIQTYINFDGTLSSWWTKIVTGVLLFAFIAFQQATLALARRSVRGAAAKGTTP
- a CDS encoding ABC transporter permease; amino-acid sequence: MSFTLPRKGLPQIAAFILVLLINFAVSPQFFDLRLQDGRLFGSLIDVFNRGAPVALLSLGMVLVVATRGIDLSVGAVMAISGALAATLADTQPLPVVLLAALGAGLLCGLWNGILVAVLGIQPIVATLILMVAGRGVAQLITEGRIVTFTSPGLAWFGGGSILGLPVPVVLTASVLAVAALVVRGSALGLLIEATGANARASALAGIETRMTTIAVYVWSGFCASLAGIVSAADILGADANNAGLWLELDAILAVVIAGSSLLGGRFSLALAVLGALIIQAMNTGILLAGFKPEFNLVVKAVVVLVVLLAQSPRLSAIGVLLARRSA
- a CDS encoding sugar ABC transporter ATP-binding protein, which translates into the protein MSLSPTRPLPPTEAAPLLAVRGLSKTFAGFPALAGIDVTLRHGEIHALLGENGAGKSTFIKAVTGVIARDAGTVTLEGAEIAPRSAQEALQAGIATVYQEVSLLPNLSVAQNLFLGRQPMRLGLVRESEMRRRAAALLRDFDLDIDVAAPLGEYSVAVQHLVAIARAVDMSARILILDEPTASLDAHEVEILFRVMRGLAGRGLGILFVTHFLDQVYAISDRITVLRNGKLVGERETAALPRMELIRMMLGRELSEATAEHPAKDAAEAAPAAGGAIRFEGFGKAGYVAPFDLVLASGEVVGLAGLLGSGRTETARLLFGVEAADSGRLTIDGRSVRLASPRDAIAQGFGYCPEERKTEGIVAELTVRENIVLAVQARRGALHPLSRREQDEIARRFITMLDIRPPDPERPIGLLSGGNQQKALLARWLATQPRLLILDEPTRGIDVGAHAEIIRLIRQLCTEGLALVVISSELEEIVSYADRVVVMRDRRQIAALEGEAVNVTAILQAIAADAPPLAA